In the genome of Acidobacteriota bacterium, the window GACTCCCGGCCGGGGGCGCTCGTCTTCAACCGCACGGTCGGCCTGCGCGACTCGTGGGCGAAGATCGAGCAGAAGCAGCAGGGGCGCGAGACGTCTTGACGGCCGAGATTCGATGCGATTGAGCAAGTGTGCCCACCCGTCAAGACGTCCGTCCCCCCGCTCCACGTTCTCGACGGTCTCAGGCAGAGCCTCGCTAGATCAGCGCTGGAAACGGCTCTCCCGTGTGTTGATGCGGCCCATCCCGGTTCCGACGACCGGACCGCCTGCGAGGGCGCCGTCGGCCGCTGGCCGCGCGGGTCGCGCCCGGAGGCGCCGGTTCGCGGCGCTCAACCGCGCTGGTCCCCTGCGCCTTCTCGGGCGGTCAGGCGTGTCGTGTCGGTCGTCTCCACAGGGCTGGGCCTCCTCAACACACCTGAGGTCCGCGTCTAGACAGACCAGGAACTGCGTGGGGGCAGCGGTCGGGCCGATCACCCGAGGAACACGCCGCGCGGCAGCGTGTCGGCCGGATCGACCACGAAGCGATGCACGCCCGTGATAGAGGCCGAGCCCCGCACCTCGGGCACCACGGCCTCGTGCGGGCCCACCCGCGTCCGCTCGACGATGCGCACCTCGAAGCGCGATCCGACCAGGCTCTCGATGACGAGGGGTACCCCGGGGGACAGCTCGCCGCGCGCGTGGTGGATGGCCGCCCGGCCGCTCACGCCCGTCCCGGTCGGCGACCGATCCACCTGCCCGTTGGCGAAGACGCAGACATTGCGGCTGTGCGCAGCGGGGGTGAGCGCACGGCCGACGAAGATCGTGCCGTAGACGAAGCCCAGATCGTCGGTGTCGGGGTGACGCGGTGGCGTTGCCGTTGCGACGGCTCGTTTGATGGCCATTCCGAGGTCGATGATCCGCTGGTGCTCCTCGGGAACCAGTTGCAGCCCCAGCGCCGCAGCCTCGACATAGGCGTAGAAGGCGCCGCCAAAGGCCAGGTCGTAGCGCACGCCTCCGACGCCGGCGACGTCGACCGTCGCGTCGCGAACCGCGACGAAGGACGGGACGTTGACGAACGCCACCGACGCCGGCTCGCCCGGAGGCCGCAGGACGCGGGCCCGCACGAGGCCGGCCGGTGTGTCGATGGCCAGAGCCGTTTCGCCACCGGTTGCCGCCACGAAGCCGGTTTCGACGGCAACGGTCGCCACGGCGATGATGCCGTGGCCGCACATCGTGCTGTAGCCCTCGTTGTGGAGGAAGAGGACACCGAAATCCGCGCCGGGTGTCACAGGCGGCGTGACCACGCAGCCGTACATCTCCCGGTGGCCGCGTGGCTCGTTGATCAGCACCTGCCTCACGTGATCGAGGTGAGTCCGGAAGTACCGGCGGCGCTCGATCATGGTGGATCCAGGAATCTCGGGCAGACCACCGGTGACGATGCGGAGCGGCTCGCCGCCGGTGTGCGCGTCGATGGTGGTGAGGGCCGGCCAGTCGGCCGGCGGCTGCCAGTCGCGGAGAGCCTCGAGCATGAGGCAGTGTAGATCGGCAGCGTCCTG includes:
- a CDS encoding proline racemase family protein, with translation MLEALRDWQPPADWPALTTIDAHTGGEPLRIVTGGLPEIPGSTMIERRRYFRTHLDHVRQVLINEPRGHREMYGCVVTPPVTPGADFGVLFLHNEGYSTMCGHGIIAVATVAVETGFVAATGGETALAIDTPAGLVRARVLRPPGEPASVAFVNVPSFVAVRDATVDVAGVGGVRYDLAFGGAFYAYVEAAALGLQLVPEEHQRIIDLGMAIKRAVATATPPRHPDTDDLGFVYGTIFVGRALTPAAHSRNVCVFANGQVDRSPTGTGVSGRAAIHHARGELSPGVPLVIESLVGSRFEVRIVERTRVGPHEAVVPEVRGSASITGVHRFVVDPADTLPRGVFLG